A single Anopheles arabiensis isolate DONGOLA chromosome 2, AaraD3, whole genome shotgun sequence DNA region contains:
- the LOC120895342 gene encoding caspase-like: MESTLELTLQSYNMAHPKRGIAVIINNNGDREGSEKDVEALQAVLKHLQFDVRLLSDKTTVEIRHALKEVSQEDHSNNDCLAIIAIAHGYNDRIDFDDGYLHIDELWTNFVGNKCPSLIGKPKLVFIQACRGGKHDYGASTATADARPGLEEPVDVKIPMYADLLVMYSCYEHHVSMRFPNGSWFIQSLCQVLGANIAKTELLALLTHVSYLVSIRSGQTKQSKVVKQIPMVTSMLTKAFSFVPKSSAD; the protein is encoded by the coding sequence ATGGAGTCAACACTAGAGCTGACACTGCAGTCGTACAACATGGCGCATCCGAAGCGCGGCATTGCAGTGATTATCAATAATAACGGGGATCGAGAAGGCTCGGAAAAAGATGTGGAAGCATTACAGGCCGTATTGAAGCACCTACAGTTTGATGTGCGTCTCTTAAGCGATAAAACGACGGTTGAAATCAGACACGCTCTTAAGGAGGTTTCCCAAGAGGACCACTCCAACAACGATTGTCTGGCAATTATTGCGATAGCGCACGGATATAATGATAGGATCGATTTCGACGACGGTTATTTGCATATTGACGAACTGTGGACAAATTTTGTTGGAAACAAGTGTCCTTCGCTGATTGGAAAACCGAAACTTGTGTTCATTCAAGCGTGTCGCGGTGGAAAACATGACTACGGAGCATCGACAGCCACAGCAGATGCGAGGCCCGGTCTGGAGGAACCGGTTGATGTCAAAATACCAATGTATGCCGATCTTTTAGTGATGTACTCATGCTACGAACATCACGTTTCGATGCGTTTCCCTAACGGATCCTGGTTCATACAGTCGCTTTGCCAAGTGCTGGGTGCCAACATTGCCAAGACGGAACTTCTGGCTTTGCTGACTCATGTATCCTACCTTGTGTCCATCCGATCGGGCCAAACTAAGCAAAGTAAAGTGGTAAAACAAATTCCGATGGTTACTTCCATGCTCACGAAAGCATTTTCCTTTGTGCCAAAATCCTCAGCAGACTAG